The following coding sequences are from one Sphingobium sp. Cam5-1 window:
- the sbnA gene encoding 2,3-diaminopropionate biosynthesis protein SbnA: MQSSAELSVGNTPLIALDRMFPPDMVPVFAKLEMLNVGGSVKDRTAHYMVSQALAAGRITPESHLVESSSGNLAIALAMIAKREGIPFTAVVDPNLAPANRCLIEAFGGHIDLVTEKDEAGGYLHTRVRRVDELVRTIPGAVWLNQYANPDNWRAHYIGIGEEIVREMPVEPTHVVAAVSTCGTLMGLARRLRERWPNIEVVAVDLEGSVIFGGTGGNRQIPGIGASRVPEQLALPEVDAVIYATDWESTLACRRLAESQGILAGGSSGTVMAAIAKLIPNLRKGSCIVTLLPDRGERYLDTVYDPDWPAQERRLTRPFAASFRRLGERPAQASQPRRPSAAASSWMPEAHILSANTLSEGAAR, encoded by the coding sequence ATGCAATCTTCAGCGGAACTGTCCGTCGGCAACACGCCGCTTATTGCCCTGGATCGCATGTTTCCGCCGGATATGGTTCCGGTATTCGCCAAGCTGGAAATGCTCAATGTCGGCGGCAGCGTGAAGGACCGCACCGCACATTACATGGTGTCCCAGGCGCTCGCCGCAGGCCGGATCACGCCGGAAAGCCACCTCGTCGAAAGTTCTTCCGGCAACCTCGCCATAGCATTGGCCATGATAGCCAAGCGCGAGGGCATTCCCTTCACGGCGGTCGTCGATCCCAATCTCGCCCCTGCCAACCGCTGCCTCATCGAGGCGTTCGGCGGGCACATCGACCTCGTGACGGAGAAGGATGAGGCAGGCGGCTATCTCCATACCCGCGTTCGCCGGGTCGATGAACTGGTCCGTACCATCCCGGGCGCGGTCTGGCTAAACCAATATGCCAATCCCGACAATTGGCGCGCCCATTATATCGGGATCGGCGAGGAGATCGTCCGTGAGATGCCGGTCGAGCCCACGCATGTGGTCGCGGCAGTCTCGACCTGCGGGACATTGATGGGTCTGGCGCGCCGCCTGCGCGAGCGTTGGCCGAACATCGAGGTCGTGGCGGTCGATCTGGAAGGGTCCGTCATCTTTGGCGGGACAGGCGGCAACAGGCAGATCCCGGGAATCGGCGCCAGCCGCGTGCCGGAGCAACTCGCCCTGCCCGAGGTGGATGCCGTGATCTATGCGACGGACTGGGAGTCAACGCTGGCCTGCCGCCGTCTCGCCGAGAGCCAGGGCATATTGGCCGGCGGCTCGTCGGGTACGGTCATGGCGGCGATTGCCAAGCTGATCCCGAACCTTCGCAAGGGATCATGCATCGTCACCCTGCTGCCCGATCGCGGCGAACGCTATCTCGACACGGTCTATGATCCTGACTGGCCAGCGCAGGAACGCCGCCTGACCAGGCCTTTCGCGGCATCCTTCCGCCGCTTGGGCGAACGGCCCGCGCAGGCGTCCCAACCTCGGCGCCCCAGCGCGGCGGCGTCTTCATGGATGCCGGAGGCTCATATCTTGTCGGCCAATACTTTGTCGGAGGGAGCGGCGCGATGA
- a CDS encoding ATP-grasp domain-containing protein yields the protein MPTLILLAHVPTDAVNEGFLPAARRLGLEVTLLTDQAEAHHRHFAAADRPAYPDKIVECDVFNPVAVINEISRCTERPAAIFSNSDHLQTSAALAADYFGLPGKDWKTTYRAKNKAAMRCHLRDLGIDTLWHAVVTDEDGLAALCGVPFPCVAKPREGVGSQLVRFCEEKAALVAHCRQVWRADPGRAVLIEDYMAGELYTLETLGDGKDIAVLGGFHVALSPPPDFVEIEGRWGSWLTAEQKDAVLGQIQAVGVGFGSCHTEFVMTPKGPRIVEINYRTVGDHMEFMLEHTLDMALFEKILRLHLGEPLGQCSLAARVAAIRYFPADEAGEIVSAPEAFLRTHGGLRVEYRSLRRPGERVAITHSNKDYLGVLSASAPDRATLDAAMAEARAALSWEIRP from the coding sequence ATGCCGACACTCATCCTGCTCGCCCATGTGCCGACGGACGCCGTCAACGAGGGTTTTCTTCCGGCAGCGCGACGCCTCGGCCTAGAGGTAACCCTGCTTACCGATCAGGCCGAAGCGCATCACCGCCACTTCGCGGCTGCGGATCGGCCCGCCTACCCCGACAAGATCGTCGAATGCGACGTTTTCAACCCCGTGGCGGTCATCAACGAGATCAGCCGCTGTACTGAGCGGCCTGCGGCCATCTTCTCGAACAGCGACCATCTGCAAACCAGCGCCGCGCTCGCCGCTGACTATTTCGGCCTGCCCGGCAAAGATTGGAAAACCACCTATCGGGCCAAGAACAAGGCGGCGATGCGCTGTCATCTGCGCGATCTGGGCATCGATACCTTGTGGCACGCCGTTGTGACTGATGAAGACGGTCTGGCCGCGCTATGCGGCGTGCCTTTCCCTTGCGTGGCAAAGCCCCGCGAGGGGGTGGGCAGTCAACTAGTCCGCTTTTGCGAAGAGAAGGCTGCGCTGGTCGCGCATTGCCGACAGGTCTGGCGGGCCGATCCCGGTCGGGCCGTGCTGATAGAGGACTATATGGCCGGCGAACTCTACACCCTGGAAACGCTGGGCGACGGGAAGGACATCGCCGTCCTAGGCGGTTTCCACGTGGCGCTCAGCCCGCCCCCCGATTTCGTGGAGATAGAGGGACGCTGGGGCAGCTGGCTGACCGCTGAACAGAAGGATGCGGTACTCGGTCAAATACAGGCGGTCGGTGTCGGCTTCGGCTCCTGCCATACCGAATTCGTCATGACGCCAAAGGGGCCGCGCATCGTCGAGATCAACTACCGGACGGTCGGCGACCATATGGAGTTCATGCTCGAGCACACGCTGGACATGGCGCTGTTCGAAAAGATTCTTCGTCTTCATCTCGGCGAACCGCTCGGCCAGTGCTCACTTGCCGCCAGGGTAGCCGCGATCCGCTATTTTCCGGCCGACGAGGCGGGCGAGATCGTCTCCGCGCCGGAGGCGTTTCTGCGAACACATGGCGGCCTTCGCGTCGAATATCGTTCACTGCGCAGACCCGGCGAGCGGGTGGCCATAACCCATTCAAACAAGGACTATCTGGGCGTCCTGAGCGCAAGCGCCCCGGACAGGGCCACGCTCGACGCTGCGATGGCGGAGGCCCGGGCGGCATTGTCCTGGGAAATTCGCCCCTAG
- a CDS encoding conjugal transfer protein TraG: MTPTKLLIGQIFVVLAIIVASIWTATQWAAASLAYQPQLGGPWFVLFGVPVYHPWSIFPWWFSFDAYAPIIFDEAGAIAATGGFIGCGAAIFGSLWRARQSNNLTTYGSARWATHKDIKDAKLLDSQGVALGRIGGDDLRHDGPEHVMAFAPTRSGKGVGLVVPTLLSWTGSTVVHDIKGENWQLTAGWRSRFSHCLLFNPTDARSARYNPLLEVRRGTNEVRDVQNIADILVDPEGALERRNHWEKTSHSLLVGAILHVLYAEEEKTLARVATFLSDPQRPFAATLRRMMATNHLGTQDAPQVHPVVASAARELLNKSENERSGVLSTAMSFLGLYRDPTVAAVTSASDWRIADLVEAAHPVSLYLVVPPSDISRTKPLVRLILNQIGRRLTEELHGTGKDGEAAKGRHRLLMMLDEFPALGRLDFFETSLAFLAGYGVRAFLIAQSLNQIEKAYGEHNAILDNCHVRIAFATNDERTAKRISDALGTATEQRAMRNYAGHRLAPWLAHVMVSRQETARALLTPGEVMQLAPTDELVLLSGQPPIRAKKLRYYEDRRYTARVLPAPTLAPAGYRDLPAARPDDWAGQVRGADMRLAGGPDGDEGADAGGLEQARHPAHEIEPVVMVEPEIADPLGLGEDDGDQAAERRAMDRVQALGTARTVYGLDAASGRPDDLQLGF, from the coding sequence ATGACCCCGACCAAGCTGCTCATCGGACAGATATTCGTCGTGCTGGCAATCATTGTCGCGAGCATCTGGACGGCAACGCAATGGGCGGCGGCCAGCCTCGCCTATCAACCCCAACTCGGGGGGCCGTGGTTCGTCCTGTTCGGCGTGCCGGTCTACCATCCTTGGTCGATCTTCCCGTGGTGGTTCTCGTTCGACGCCTATGCCCCAATCATCTTCGACGAAGCGGGCGCCATCGCTGCAACCGGCGGTTTCATAGGCTGCGGCGCGGCCATCTTCGGCTCCCTGTGGCGTGCGCGGCAGTCGAACAATCTCACGACCTATGGCTCTGCGCGCTGGGCCACGCACAAGGACATCAAGGATGCCAAGCTGCTCGACAGCCAAGGTGTCGCGCTCGGCCGCATCGGCGGCGATGACCTGCGCCACGACGGCCCCGAGCATGTCATGGCGTTCGCGCCGACCCGTTCCGGCAAGGGCGTGGGCCTCGTCGTGCCAACTCTGCTGTCCTGGACCGGCTCGACTGTCGTCCACGACATCAAGGGCGAGAACTGGCAGCTGACCGCCGGCTGGCGCTCGCGCTTCTCGCACTGTCTCCTTTTCAACCCCACCGACGCGCGCTCGGCCCGCTACAATCCGCTGCTCGAGGTGCGCCGTGGCACAAATGAAGTCCGCGACGTCCAGAACATCGCCGACATCCTCGTCGATCCCGAAGGCGCGCTCGAGCGCCGCAACCACTGGGAGAAGACCTCCCATTCGCTGCTGGTCGGCGCGATCCTCCACGTTCTCTACGCTGAGGAAGAGAAGACCCTCGCCCGGGTCGCAACCTTCCTCTCCGACCCCCAGCGCCCGTTCGCCGCAACGCTGCGCCGGATGATGGCGACCAACCATCTCGGCACGCAGGACGCGCCGCAAGTCCATCCGGTCGTCGCCTCGGCTGCGCGGGAGCTTTTGAACAAGAGCGAGAATGAGCGCTCGGGCGTGCTGTCGACCGCCATGTCGTTTCTCGGCCTCTATCGCGATCCGACGGTTGCAGCTGTCACCTCAGCCTCCGACTGGCGGATCGCCGATCTCGTCGAGGCGGCCCATCCGGTCTCGCTCTACCTCGTCGTGCCGCCCTCCGACATCAGCCGCACGAAACCGCTGGTCCGCCTGATCCTCAACCAGATCGGCCGCCGCCTGACCGAGGAACTGCACGGCACAGGCAAGGACGGCGAGGCTGCAAAGGGGCGGCATCGCCTCCTGATGATGCTCGACGAATTCCCGGCGCTGGGGCGGCTGGACTTCTTCGAGACGAGCCTCGCCTTCCTCGCTGGCTATGGCGTGCGCGCCTTCCTCATCGCGCAGAGCCTCAACCAGATCGAGAAGGCCTATGGCGAGCACAATGCCATCCTCGACAATTGCCATGTCCGCATTGCCTTCGCGACCAATGACGAACGCACCGCCAAGCGAATTTCGGATGCGCTCGGCACGGCGACAGAGCAGCGCGCCATGCGCAATTATGCCGGGCACCGCCTCGCGCCCTGGCTGGCGCATGTCATGGTCAGCCGGCAGGAGACCGCGCGGGCACTGCTGACTCCGGGCGAGGTGATGCAACTCGCGCCGACCGACGAGCTGGTGCTGCTCTCGGGGCAACCGCCGATCCGCGCGAAGAAGCTGCGCTACTATGAGGACCGTCGCTATACCGCGCGCGTCCTGCCCGCCCCGACGCTAGCCCCCGCAGGCTATCGCGACCTTCCGGCTGCGCGTCCCGATGACTGGGCTGGACAGGTTCGCGGTGCCGATATGCGCCTCGCCGGCGGCCCCGATGGCGACGAAGGCGCCGACGCTGGCGGCCTCGAACAGGCCCGGCATCCAGCGCATGAAATCGAGCCGGTCGTCATGGTCGAACCGGAGATCGCCGACCCGCTTGGCCTTGGCGAGGACGACGGCGACCAGGCTGCCGAACGCCGCGCGATGGACAGGGTCCAGGCGCTCGGCACGGCGCGCACGGTCTACGGCCTTGATGCAGCCTCCGGCCGACCCGACGACCTGCAGCTGGGGTTCTGA